Below is a genomic region from Treponema sp. OMZ 798.
GTCCGCTTAAATCTAGGCGGCGTTCCGGCAGAAAATTATGAGGTTTATGAAAGAGACGTGGATCCTGCTACAGTAGAAATAAAGGGGCCTCACTCTGCCGTTTCGCAAATTGAAGAAATGCTGACAAACAGCGTACAAATAGATAACCGCAAAACAGGCTTTTCGGGCTATGTAGATGTGTTTGCCTCTAATCCCCTTGTTTCCGTAATAGGGACTTCCAGAATTGCCTATTCGATTAAGATACGCGAAATAGTAAGTTTACAAACTTATGAGGAAATAGCTCTTTATTTTGATAATCTAAACGAGAAATTTGAAGTTGTTTCGGATTCCGTTTTGGGAAGTATTACTGTAAGAGGTACTAAGACTGTTATTGCTTCATGGGTTCCGCCTGAAAATGTTTTGAGGGTAAACTGCAGCAATATAACGAAACCCGGTGTATACAGCTTACCTGTTCAAGCCGTTATTCCCGGAAAGCTTTCTCTTATAGATGCAAACCCTAAAAACATTCAGTTTGAAGTCAGGACAAAGTCTTCCGAATAAACTATGATACTCGGTCTCGGTATAGACATAGTTGAAGTTTCCCGCCTCGAAAAATGGCTGAGCAATAAAAAGCTCCTTGAAAGGTTTTTTTGCAAAGAAGAAATTGAATATGTGCTTTCGAAGGAAAATGGAGCAGCCCGTTCCCTGGCTGTCCGCTTTGCTGCAAAAGAAGCCTTAGGAAAAGCTCTTGGAACAGGCTTGGCCGGGATAGAGCTAAAAGATATAGCCGTTGCAAACGATAAGGCCGGAAGACCTTTTTTAAAACTTTCCGGCACCGCCCTTGACGCTTTAAACAAAAAAGGCGGGGAATCTTGTCATCTTTCATTAAGCCACGAAAAAACTACCGCCGCCGCCGTTGTCATAATAGAAGGTTAAACTTTGCTCTTTATGGAACTTTGATCAAAATTCCTTTTTCTCATATATTTTAATGCTCAAAAAAATCGAATAATAAATAGATAAAATAATTATTCCTGCAAAGACTACGGCCGGTGCAATCCCCTTAAGATTTATTATGTAATCGAAAGGTACACTTAAATTTTTTTTACTGACAAAATAAATAGTTAGACCATATAAAATGCCCTTTATAGTATTTGCTTTTTTGTTGTCAAAGTATTCCAAGGGAATAAATAAAACATTATATATAAATTGGCAAACTATAAAAATGATAAAAACTTCTTTAGGTATAGCTATAGGTCTTTTAAATGCGGCAGAAACCGTTATTTGCGATAAAACTGAAAGAAGCATTGCCGACATACCGAATAAAAAGATAATAAGGTATCGGCTGAGAACTATTTCTTTCCGGCTTACAGGCAAGGAATTTAATAAGATATCTTCACCGATTCTAAAGCCTTCTATTCTTTCAATTTTTGTAGCAGCAGAAAAAATATGCATAGATACCACAAACGGAAAAAAGAATCCCAAAATACCGTATTTACTATTTCCCATAACCATAATGGGAGTTAGTATTATTATTGTGATAAGTATCACCATAAAAAACTTATTTTCTCTTGTTTTTCTTATATGTGTTAAAATCAATTGTCTCATAAAATTTCTCCTAACTGTTTATCGAATCTCCTATAAAAACTTAATTTGAAGCCTTTTCATAAAAAAACATGATGTCTTCTAAAGAAGGCTTTTCCATTATTAGGCTTGAAGGAAGACCTTGTTTTTCTTTTGTGAGGGCTTCAAAGCCTACTCCGGTTTTGCGTATTCCGATAAGCTTATTTTCTATTCCGTCTTTTAGCTCATCAAGACCTCCCTTTACTAACGAGTATTCCGAAAAAACATCGTCCTTTCTCTTTGAAAAAACTATTTCTCCGTTTTTGATAAAGGTGATGTAGTCTGCAATGCGCTCCAAATCGCTTGTAATATGTGTAGAAAAAAAGATGCTCGATTTTCCGTCGCTTATTACGTCATAAAAAATATCCAAAAGCTCCCGCCTTATAATCGGATCTAATCCGCTTGAAGGCTCGTCCATAATTATAAGCCTCGCATGATGGGATAGGGCGACGGCAAGGGAGTACTTGGTTTTCATTCCCTTTGAAAGCTGCATTATTTTTTGATTTTCATCCAGCTTAAATTGAGAAAGATAATTTTTGTAAACCTCCCAATCCCAAGAGCCGTAAAATGGAGCGATAATCTTTGTCATGTCCCTTATCTTTAATTGCTCATAAAAACAAGGCTCATCATACACAAAGCCTATATCTTGTTTTATTGCGTTAAAGTTTTTTTCGGCCGGCTGTCCGAAAATTTCTATTTGCCCCGAATCTTTTTTGATTAGCTGCATGATGAGCTTAATCGTTGTGGTTTTTCCGGCTCCGTTTGCTCCAATAAACCCCATCACCGTCCCTTTAGGGATTTGCAAGTTTATGTTTTTAATACTAAAAGTTTTATAATCCTTGTTTAAGTTTTTTATGTTTAAAATATAATCAATCATAATTAATCCTATTTAATCTTCATCAAAAAGAAGTTTTACAATTTGTAAAAATTCTTTTTCCGTTATCTTGAGCCTTTTGGCCTCATCGATGGCCTCGGCTATCTTTTCTTCAACTATGCTCCTTCCGGCTTCTTTAAGCCTTTCAGGATTTTGGTAGGCTACAAAGGAGCCCTTTCCTTGAACCGAGTCTATAAAGCCGTCCCTTTCCAATTCATCGTAGGCCCTCTTGGTTGTGATAACCGAAATTTGTAAATCCTTTGCCAAGGTCCTTATGGAGGGGAGGGGAGCTCCCTCTTCTATTTCTCCGTTTAGGATTGCCTTTTTTATTGCCGAATATACTTGTTCGTATATAGGATCTTGGGATGAATTGGATATAATTATTTTTAGAATTTCCTTTACCTCCTTAAAAAAATAGCGCTGCCTAATGTATATACAGTATATACTGTATATAAACACTTGTCAAGGCTAAAAAAGAAATTTTATAAAAATTCTTATTCCTAAAAGAAGTTAAGCCGTTTCCCTCTTCTCTTTTTCTTTAAATTTTGATACATTATACATAATATGTTAGATTCTATAATTAAAATTCTTTTCGGTTCGAAGCATGAGCGGGATATTAAGGCCATGCTTCCGATTTTACACAAGATAAACGAAAAAGAGGCTTGGGCTCTTTCCCTCTCCGAGGAGGAGTTTAAGGCAAAAACGAATGAGTTTAGGGAACGCTATCAAAAAGGCGAGTCCTTGAATTCCTTTATTCCTGAAGCCTTTGCCCTTGCACGTGAGGCAGCTAGGCGTATCTTGGGAGAGCGTCCCTACGATGTTCAGATTTTAGGCTCCCTTGTTCTCCATTCGGGAAAGATTGTTGAAATGAAGACGGGTGAGGGTAAAACCCTTATGAGCGTTGCCGCCGCCTATCTAAACAGCTTGACCGGAAAGGGCGTTCACATTGTAACGGTAAACGATTACCTTGCGGAGCGCGATGCCGACTGGATGAGGCCTGTTTATTCTTACCTCGGAGTAAGTGTCGGCGTTATCCTTTCCAATATGGAAAACGATGCCCGCCGTATAGAATATAACTGCGATATAACCTACGGTACAAATAACGAGTTCGGTTTTGACTACCTCCGCGACAATATGCAGATGAGGCTGAAGGATAAGACCCAAAGGGAATTTTCCTTTGCAATCGTAGACGAAATCGACTCTATCTTGATAGACGAGGCTAGAACTCCCTTGATTATTTCGGGAGCTGCCGAAGACGACACTCAGCGCTTTTTTGAGGTTGACCGCCTTATCGGTCAATTAAAAGAAGTCGAAAAAAATCCCGAAACGGGAGAATATCCTAATGAGCTTGAAGGCGAAGAAGTTATCGGGGATTATACGGTAGACGAAAAAAGTAAGCGCATTTCCTTTACCGATTCCGGTATGCTCCATATTCAGGACATCCTCCAAAGACAGGGGCTTATCAAAAGCGGAAACCTCTTTGATGAAGAAAACTTTGAATATATTCACTATTTTACCCAATCGGTGCGCGCCCATATTCTTTTCCATATAGATGTAGACTACGTTGTTCAAGGCGGACAGGTACAGATAGTAGACGAGTTTACGGGCCGTGTTTTGGAGGGGCGCCGTTATTCGGACGGGCTCCATCAGGCTATCGAAGCTAAGGAGCATATTAAGATCGCTCAAAGGAATAGAACCCTTGCGACTATTACCTTCCAAAACTTTTTTAGGATGTACGACAAGCTTTCCGGCATGACCGGTACGGCCGATACGGAAGCCGTAGAGTTTACAAAGATTTATAACCTTGACGTTGTAGTTATTCCGACCAACCTTCCCGTTGCCCGAAAGGACGAACATGATGTAATCTATCTAAACGAGAACGACAAATTTGAGGCCCTTTGTACCGAAATAAGCGAGGCCTATAAGAGGGGGCAGCCCGTCCTTGTAGGTACGGTTTCTATCGAAAAATCCGAGCTTATTTCAAAACTCTTGACTAAGAGGGGGGTAAGGCACGAGGTTTTAAATGCCAAAAATCACGAGAGGGAAGCCCTCATCATTGCAGAAGCCGGAGCAAAGGGCTCTGTTACCATAGCCACCAACATGGCAGGACGAGGTACCGACATTAAGCTGGGAGGAAGCCCCGAAATGCGCGCCAAAAAACGTACGGGAACAAATCCCAATCCCGATTACTACGAAAAAGTTCTTGCAGAAGAATATGCAAAATGGCAGGATGACTATAACGAGGTAAAATCTCTTGGAGGCCTTTATGTAATAGGTACTGAGCGTCATGAAAGCCGCCGAATCGATAACCAGCTTCGAGGTCGTTCAGGCCGTCAGGGAGATCCGGGCCGCTCCAAATTCTTCCTTTCTCTCGATGACGACCTCATGAGGCTTTTCGGAGGCGAAAATTTAAAGAATGTTATGTCCAAGGTCGGAATGCAGGCCGGAGACCCAATAGAGCATCCTTGGATAAATAAGAGTATCGAAAAGGCTCAGACAAAGGTGGAAAACCGTAACTTCGATATTCGAAAACATTTGCTGGAATATGACGACGTATTAAACGAACAGCGCTCCTTTATCTATGAGCAGCGCAATGCAATCCTTGCAGACGAAAACCTCATCGAGCGTATTTATGCCACGTTAGAAGAATTTATAAGCGAAAAATTCGATGAGTATAGTTCAAGCTCAAAGACCGAAAAGGAAGAGAGAGCCCGTCTTATAAAGGACATCTTTAGGGAAAAGTTTGCCTATACCCTGACCGAAGAAGATTTTGCAAACATCGATAAAAAGAATCATGAAGAAGAGATAAACGAATTTGTCGAGCATTTTACAAAGGAACTAAAAGAAAAAGAAGCTCTTGCCGGTAAGGAAAACTTAAACATGTTTATCCGCTATCAATACTTGCAGGCTATCGACAAAAAATGGCTCGACCATCTTGAAAATTTGGAATCCTTACGCGAGGCTGTTTATCTTCGCTCCTACGGCCAAAAAAATCCTTTGACAGAGTACAAGCTTGAAGGCTTCGATATTTTTTATTCCATGCTTGACGATATAAGAATCGAAATCGCCTCCCGTCTTGTCCGTGTTCAAATCAGCACGGAAGAAGAAGCCCATGCTTCACGGCAAATGCGTTCCATTCAGGGAAATGCTCAACACAACTCGATGGGTAGTTTTTCTGGCGGAGGGCAGACAGCCCTTTCTGCAAGTAGCCGTCCCGAAAATGCTCAAGTTGTGCGTACCGTTCCCAAGGTCGGAAGAAACGATCCCTGTCCTTGCGGCAGCGGAAAAAAATACAAGCACTGCTGCGGAGCAAATTAATAATTAGGAATTAGGAATGAAGAAAAAACTTGTGGTGCTGGTTTCGGGGAATGGGTCTAATCTTCAAGCCGTAATCGACGGAATAAAAAAGGGTACCATTGATTATACGATTGAGGCTGTTGTATCAAACAAAAAAGATGCCTTTGCTCTGACCCGTGCCGAAAGGGAAGGAATTAAACCCCTTTATCTTCCCTTTAAAAAAGGATCATCCCGGAACGAATATGATGCCCTTCTTGCAGAAAAGGTTAAGGAATTTAAACCGGACTATGTTTTGCTTTTGGGCTGGATGAGAATTTTAACGGATAGCTTTATAGCTTCATTTAAGGATAGGCTTATAAATCTTCATCCGGCCCTGCCCGGGACCTTTCCGGGAACGGAAGCTATAGAGCGGCAGTACGAGGCCTTTATGAAGGGGGAAATTTCGCGGTGCGGAATTATGACCCACTTTGTTCCCGATGAGGGAGTCGATTCGGGGCCTGTAATTTTTGCCGAAGAAGTTCCGATTTTTGAAAATGAGGGATTAGAAGATTTTGAAAAAAGAGTACATGAGGCGGAACACGCCCTTGTAATAAAAACATTAAAAACTTTACATTAAAGGAAAGAAGTTATGGGATTGGTATTGGCATCGGTTTCGGATAAGACTGGGTTAAAGGATTTTGCGGCTTGTTTAAAAGCGGCCGGTTATGATTTTATTGCCTCAGGAGGAACTGCAAAGACCTTGGAAGAGGCAGGCATTAAGGTAAAAGAGGTTTCCGAATATACCTCTTCGCCTGAAATTTTAGGCGGAAGGGTTAAGACCCTTCATCCCATGATTCATGGCGGCATTTTAGCCCGCGATACCGAAGAGGATAGGGCAGAGCTTAAGGCCCTAGGCTTTAGCGAAATCGACATTGTGATAGCCAACCTATACCCATTTGAAAAAACTATAAGCTCCCCGGATTCAACCGAAAGCGATTGTATAGAAAACATAGACATAGGAGGAGTCGCTCTTTTAAGGGCTGCCGCAAAAAACTATTCCCGGGTTGCAATTGTCTGCGACCCCGCCGACTATGAGGCCGCAGCCTCCGAAATCGAAAAGACGGGAGAAATTTCTCTTTCTTTACGCAAAAGATTGGCAATAAAGGCCTTTGATCTTTGTACCCGATATGATGCGGCGATAACTTCTTGGCTTAGCGGGCTTAGCCGGGATATGGAAGAAAAGACCTCCCTCACCCTATGTGCTTATCCCGGGCAGGATTTGCGTTACGGGGAAAATCCCCATCAAAGGGCATGGCTTTACACAAACGAGCCTAAGACAGGCCCCTTAGGAGGCAGGGTCTTACAGGGAAAGGAGCTTTCCTATAACAACATCCTAGATGCCGATGCTGCATGGAGGGCTGTTTCTATGTTTACAAAACCTGCAGCCGTTGTGGTAAAACACCTCACCCCCTGCGGCCTTGCCGAAATAAATAAAGAGGATGCAAAGGAATCCGCATATTCTTCTCCCCATTCGGAAGTTTCTTTAGCCCTAAGGGCCGCCATCGACTGCGACCCTGTTTCAGCCTTTGGAAGTATAATCGCCTTAAACCGCCCCTTCGATAAGGCTTCGTTTGAAACTCTCGGCTCCTTGTTTGTCGAGTGTATTATAGCCCCTCTTTTTACCGAAGAAGCAAAAGAGCTTTTGTCTGGCAAAAAAAACTTACGCCTCATCGAGGCTCCCTTCCCTCAAGAAAAAGAGCTTTATGAATATAAGTCGGTCTTGGGAGGCTTTTTAAAGCAGGAAAAAGATTTAGGCGACCCTGAAAGCACCGAATATAAGGACGCAGCTTCAAGGAAGGCAACACCCCTTGAAAGGTCTCTTTTACAATTTGCCATGAAGGCCTGCACCATGGTTAAGTCCAATGCCATTCTCCTTGCAGCCCCGATAGATGCTTCAAATCCTCAAAAAGGCTTTTGCTCCGTCGGCATAGGCTGCGGCCAGCCCAACCGCGTGGATGCCGCCCGCCAAGCCATCGAAAGAGCCGGAGAGCGGGTAAAGGATGCTGTCCTTGCCTCAGATGCCTTTTTCCCCTTTCCCGACACAATCGAAGAAGCCGGCAAGGCAGGCATAAAGGCCGTAATCCAGCCCGGCGGTTCAATCCGAGACGATTTAAGCATTGAAGAATGTAACAAACACGGAATGGCTATGCTGGTAACGGGAGTAAGGCACTTTAAGCATTAGGAAATTCTAATACGAAATCTTCTGTATAATACTATCTTTTTGGCGCCAGTTTTTGTTGACACGGACTTGAAGATCCAGCTGAACCTTATAAGGAAAGATTTTACGCATTTCGGCCATGGATTTTACTCTTATGCTTTTGATGACGGCCGCTCCCTTGCCTATGAGCATGGCCCTCTGGCTCTCTTTTTCGACATAGAGAAAGGCCCGTACCCAAAGCTCTTTGCCGTTTTTACGCATTTCTGCATCTTCTACCCCTGCATAGAGGGCGTGGGGAATTTCTTCTCTGGTGTGGGCTATGGCCTGTTCCCTTATAATTTCGGTAATCCTAAAGACCACATCCTGATCGGTGTAGATGTCTTTCGGGTAGAGAGCTTCTCCTTCGGGAAGGAGTTCTATGAGGAGGAATAGAATTTCGTTTATGCCCTCATCCTTTAGGGCCGAAATTTCAACGATTCTTTCTTGCGGAATATCGGGAAGAAGCTTTGATATTTCCTTTCTTGCAAAGTCAATTTTTGAGGATGCCGGAGCTTTTGGTGCGCCGTCTCCCTTTGAGGCGGCAAGATC
It encodes:
- a CDS encoding YbbR-like domain-containing protein — translated: MKIKKIIDRLAENWLAKVISFALAIVLVQLYKGSLLEKKYFYAPLVIENSGELVPAVNIPRLVKISVWGDSTVIAPIREEHIMAYMDLSAISSPGEYRIPIQAKLKGLASSISDFEVEVEPSDIKLTLEESLSKRVNVRLNLGGVPAENYEVYERDVDPATVEIKGPHSAVSQIEEMLTNSVQIDNRKTGFSGYVDVFASNPLVSVIGTSRIAYSIKIREIVSLQTYEEIALYFDNLNEKFEVVSDSVLGSITVRGTKTVIASWVPPENVLRVNCSNITKPGVYSLPVQAVIPGKLSLIDANPKNIQFEVRTKSSE
- a CDS encoding holo-ACP synthase, with product MILGLGIDIVEVSRLEKWLSNKKLLERFFCKEEIEYVLSKENGAARSLAVRFAAKEALGKALGTGLAGIELKDIAVANDKAGRPFLKLSGTALDALNKKGGESCHLSLSHEKTTAAAVVIIEG
- a CDS encoding ABC-2 transporter permease, translated to MRQLILTHIRKTRENKFFMVILITIIILTPIMVMGNSKYGILGFFFPFVVSMHIFSAATKIERIEGFRIGEDILLNSLPVSRKEIVLSRYLIIFLFGMSAMLLSVLSQITVSAAFKRPIAIPKEVFIIFIVCQFIYNVLFIPLEYFDNKKANTIKGILYGLTIYFVSKKNLSVPFDYIINLKGIAPAVVFAGIIILSIYYSIFLSIKIYEKKEF
- a CDS encoding ABC transporter ATP-binding protein, which codes for MIDYILNIKNLNKDYKTFSIKNINLQIPKGTVMGFIGANGAGKTTTIKLIMQLIKKDSGQIEIFGQPAEKNFNAIKQDIGFVYDEPCFYEQLKIRDMTKIIAPFYGSWDWEVYKNYLSQFKLDENQKIMQLSKGMKTKYSLAVALSHHARLIIMDEPSSGLDPIIRRELLDIFYDVISDGKSSIFFSTHITSDLERIADYITFIKNGEIVFSKRKDDVFSEYSLVKGGLDELKDGIENKLIGIRKTGVGFEALTKEKQGLPSSLIMEKPSLEDIMFFYEKASN
- a CDS encoding GntR family transcriptional regulator yields the protein MFIYSIYCIYIRQRYFFKEVKEILKIIISNSSQDPIYEQVYSAIKKAILNGEIEEGAPLPSIRTLAKDLQISVITTKRAYDELERDGFIDSVQGKGSFVAYQNPERLKEAGRSIVEEKIAEAIDEAKRLKITEKEFLQIVKLLFDED
- the secA gene encoding preprotein translocase subunit SecA, which gives rise to MLDSIIKILFGSKHERDIKAMLPILHKINEKEAWALSLSEEEFKAKTNEFRERYQKGESLNSFIPEAFALAREAARRILGERPYDVQILGSLVLHSGKIVEMKTGEGKTLMSVAAAYLNSLTGKGVHIVTVNDYLAERDADWMRPVYSYLGVSVGVILSNMENDARRIEYNCDITYGTNNEFGFDYLRDNMQMRLKDKTQREFSFAIVDEIDSILIDEARTPLIISGAAEDDTQRFFEVDRLIGQLKEVEKNPETGEYPNELEGEEVIGDYTVDEKSKRISFTDSGMLHIQDILQRQGLIKSGNLFDEENFEYIHYFTQSVRAHILFHIDVDYVVQGGQVQIVDEFTGRVLEGRRYSDGLHQAIEAKEHIKIAQRNRTLATITFQNFFRMYDKLSGMTGTADTEAVEFTKIYNLDVVVIPTNLPVARKDEHDVIYLNENDKFEALCTEISEAYKRGQPVLVGTVSIEKSELISKLLTKRGVRHEVLNAKNHEREALIIAEAGAKGSVTIATNMAGRGTDIKLGGSPEMRAKKRTGTNPNPDYYEKVLAEEYAKWQDDYNEVKSLGGLYVIGTERHESRRIDNQLRGRSGRQGDPGRSKFFLSLDDDLMRLFGGENLKNVMSKVGMQAGDPIEHPWINKSIEKAQTKVENRNFDIRKHLLEYDDVLNEQRSFIYEQRNAILADENLIERIYATLEEFISEKFDEYSSSSKTEKEERARLIKDIFREKFAYTLTEEDFANIDKKNHEEEINEFVEHFTKELKEKEALAGKENLNMFIRYQYLQAIDKKWLDHLENLESLREAVYLRSYGQKNPLTEYKLEGFDIFYSMLDDIRIEIASRLVRVQISTEEEAHASRQMRSIQGNAQHNSMGSFSGGGQTALSASSRPENAQVVRTVPKVGRNDPCPCGSGKKYKHCCGAN
- the purN gene encoding phosphoribosylglycinamide formyltransferase, with protein sequence MKKKLVVLVSGNGSNLQAVIDGIKKGTIDYTIEAVVSNKKDAFALTRAEREGIKPLYLPFKKGSSRNEYDALLAEKVKEFKPDYVLLLGWMRILTDSFIASFKDRLINLHPALPGTFPGTEAIERQYEAFMKGEISRCGIMTHFVPDEGVDSGPVIFAEEVPIFENEGLEDFEKRVHEAEHALVIKTLKTLH
- the purH gene encoding bifunctional phosphoribosylaminoimidazolecarboxamide formyltransferase/IMP cyclohydrolase, coding for MGLVLASVSDKTGLKDFAACLKAAGYDFIASGGTAKTLEEAGIKVKEVSEYTSSPEILGGRVKTLHPMIHGGILARDTEEDRAELKALGFSEIDIVIANLYPFEKTISSPDSTESDCIENIDIGGVALLRAAAKNYSRVAIVCDPADYEAAASEIEKTGEISLSLRKRLAIKAFDLCTRYDAAITSWLSGLSRDMEEKTSLTLCAYPGQDLRYGENPHQRAWLYTNEPKTGPLGGRVLQGKELSYNNILDADAAWRAVSMFTKPAAVVVKHLTPCGLAEINKEDAKESAYSSPHSEVSLALRAAIDCDPVSAFGSIIALNRPFDKASFETLGSLFVECIIAPLFTEEAKELLSGKKNLRLIEAPFPQEKELYEYKSVLGGFLKQEKDLGDPESTEYKDAASRKATPLERSLLQFAMKACTMVKSNAILLAAPIDASNPQKGFCSVGIGCGQPNRVDAARQAIERAGERVKDAVLASDAFFPFPDTIEEAGKAGIKAVIQPGGSIRDDLSIEECNKHGMAMLVTGVRHFKH
- the era gene encoding GTPase Era, with amino-acid sequence MKSGIVTIIGRPSAGKSTFLNTASGEKVSIVSSIPQTTRNAIRGIVNTTKGQIVFIDTPGYHKSEKKLNLKLQEIAKTRLEEGDAVLYLIDLSREFGEEEKNICSLLSSLQEKTVIGLNKADLAASKGDGAPKAPASSKIDFARKEISKLLPDIPQERIVEISALKDEGINEILFLLIELLPEGEALYPKDIYTDQDVVFRITEIIREQAIAHTREEIPHALYAGVEDAEMRKNGKELWVRAFLYVEKESQRAMLIGKGAAVIKSIRVKSMAEMRKIFPYKVQLDLQVRVNKNWRQKDSIIQKISY